Proteins from a genomic interval of Neodiprion lecontei isolate iyNeoLeco1 chromosome 2, iyNeoLeco1.1, whole genome shotgun sequence:
- the LOC107222443 gene encoding uncharacterized protein LOC107222443: MDKIIIGALLALFALSQSNALECYVCQNQEGNIEKCLNTIKTCEQEQDVCFSEIKWGSTPYWSQGAKKQYYISKRCSTKKECERTRRNNMKDCTHIWYQDWKCSECCQGDRCNYYIISDATKTNMHISILALIAVSYYLVM; this comes from the exons ATGGACAAAATTATCATCGGTGCATTACTCGCATTGTTTGCATTGTCACAAA GCAACGCCCTGGAATGCTATGTCTGTCAGAATCAGGAAGGAAACATCGAAAAATGCCTAAACACGATAAAAACATGTGAACAAGAACAAGACGTTTGCTTCTCAGAAATTAAATGGGGCA gtACACCATATTGGTCCCAAGGAGCCAAAAAGCAATATTATATATCAAAACGATGTTCAACGAAAAAAGAATGCGAAAGAACAAGACGGAATAACATGAAGGACTGCACACATATATGGTACCAGGATTGGAAGTGTTCTGAATGTTGCCAGGGCGATCGATGCAACTATTACATTATC tccGATGCAACGAAGACCAATATGCATATTTCTATCTTAGCATTGATAGCAGTATCGTATTACTTGGTTATGTAA
- the LOC107222439 gene encoding cationic amino acid transporter 2 isoform X1, whose protein sequence is MFCTVDSILTTMDLKLLKIHVLDVINLLGMDVIYKTLSRKKQIGSPQETKLARCLSTLDLTALGIGSTLGVGIYVLAGSVSRDTAGPAVIISFAIAAIASVFAGLCYAEFGARVPRAGSAYVYSYVAVGEFIAFLIGWTLILEYVIGSASVVRALSTYVDALFNDTMKTTFQSAMPIQIDYLSAYPDFFAFGITLVFSAALAFGAKESSLANNIFTLINLSVVLFVIIAGSFKADAANWRTEVECTESSCPWGTGGFAPYGISGIITGAATCFYGFIGFDCVATTGEEAKSPQKSIPIAIVASLTIVFLSYFGISVVLTMTLPYYDQNADAPLPHLFETIGWNWAKWAVSVGAICGLCASLLGAMFPLPRVIYAMASDGLIFKWMGKIDSRFQTPLAGTLCTGLLTGILAAIFELKQLVDMMSIGTLLAYSIVAACVLILRYEESEAYEKKDDRTLKSFTFIAKQFFNGNKLHHSTRLTASLVTWLVFAYFVLCACTSMMIVFAGDKLLNIEPWAVAIFVLLIASLVSILVSVYLQPVSGRKLSFSVPFVPFLPALSIFINIYLMMMLDNMTWVRFGVWMAIGLAVYFLYGIRHSNLRQKKANPEATS, encoded by the exons ATGTTT TGTACCGTGGATTCAATTTTAACGACCATGgatttaaaattattgaaaattcatgtg CTTGACGTAATAAATCTTCTTGGGATGGACGTAATATACAAAACCTTGAGTCGCAAGAAGCAAATAGGATCTCCTCAGGAAACGAAATTAGCCAGATGCTTGTCAACTCTCGACTTAACGGCCCTTGGCATAGGGTCGACCCTTGGTGTAGGAATCTATGTCTTGGCGGGATCAGTTTCTCGGGATACCGCTGGACCGGCAGTTATCATATCTTTTGCCATAGCCGCAATTGCGTCAGTTTTCGCAG gtctTTGTTACGCGGAATTTGGTGCCAGGGTACCAAGAGCTGGATCCGCTTACGTTTACAGCTATGTTGCTGTTGGTGAATTCATAGCGTTCCTAATAGGATGGACTTTGATTTTGGAATATGTGATTGGCTCTGCCAGTGTGGTGCGTGCACTGAGTACCTACGTCGATGCCCTTTTCAATGACACTATGAAGACGACGTTTCAGAGTGCCATGCCTATTCAAATTGACTATCTCTCCGCATATCCGGACTTTTTCGCCTTTGGAATAACTCTGGTTTTCTCTG CTGCTCTGGCCTTTGGCGCTAAGGAGTCATCCCTGGCGAACAACATTTTCACCTTAATCAACTTGTCA GTTGTACTGTTTGTCATCATTGCTGGTTCGTTCAAAG CTGACGCTGCGAATTGGAGAACCGAAGTGGAGTGTACCGAGTCAAGCTGTCCATGGGGTACCGGAGGTTTTGCTCCGTACGGCATATCGGGCATCATAACTGGCGCAGCAACCTGCTTCTATGGTTTCATTGGATTTGACTGCGTCGCAACCACAGGAGAAGAGGCAAAAAGTCCGCAGAAATCCATACCAATTGCGATTGTTGCTTCTCTGACAATTGTTTTCCTTTCGTACTTCGGCATATCGGTAGTTCTGACAATGACTCTTCCATATTACGACCAGAATGCCGATGCCCCGCTGCCCCATCTTTTTGAGACGATAGGATGGAATTGGGCTAAATGGGCAGTTTCTGTAGGGGCAATTTGCGGCCTGTGTGCAAG TTTACTTGGCGCAATGTTCCCTTTGCCTCGAGTGATCTATGCTATGGCCTCAGATGGTTTGATTTTCAAGTGGATGGGGAAAATCGACTCCCGTTTTCAGACTCCACTTGCTGGAACTCTTTGTACTGGATTACTGACAG GGATTCTGGCAGCAATATTTGAGCTAAAACAACTGGTTGACATGATGAGCATCGGGACTTTGCTAGCTTATTCGATTGTTGCGGCCTGTGTTTTAATTTTAAG GTACGAGGAGAGCGAGgcttacgaaaaaaaagatgatcGTACCCTGAAAAGCTTTACATTTAttgcaaaacaatttttcaatggaAATAAACTGCATCACTCAACGAGACTGACAGCAAGTCTGGTTACTTGGCTGGTATTTGCATACT TTGTACTCTGCGCATGTACATCAATGATGATTGTTTTTGCCGGTGATAAACTTTTAAACATTGAACCATGGGCGGTTGCAATTTTCGTACTTCTAATTGCAAGTCTAGTTAGCATTCTTGTCTCCGTGTATCTGCAGCCAGTGTCTGGAAGAAAGCTAAGTTTTTCT GTACCTTTTGTTCCATTCTTGCCAGCTCTCAGCATTTTTATCAACATTTACTTGATGATGATGTTAGATAACATGACTTGGGTTCGGTTTGGTGTATGGATGGCCATTG GGCTTGCAGTGTATTTTCTCTACGGAATTAGGCACAGCAATCTTCGGCAAAAAAAAGCTAATCCAGAAGCAACGTCTTGA
- the LOC107222439 gene encoding cationic amino acid transporter 2 isoform X2 translates to MDLKLLKIHVLDVINLLGMDVIYKTLSRKKQIGSPQETKLARCLSTLDLTALGIGSTLGVGIYVLAGSVSRDTAGPAVIISFAIAAIASVFAGLCYAEFGARVPRAGSAYVYSYVAVGEFIAFLIGWTLILEYVIGSASVVRALSTYVDALFNDTMKTTFQSAMPIQIDYLSAYPDFFAFGITLVFSAALAFGAKESSLANNIFTLINLSVVLFVIIAGSFKADAANWRTEVECTESSCPWGTGGFAPYGISGIITGAATCFYGFIGFDCVATTGEEAKSPQKSIPIAIVASLTIVFLSYFGISVVLTMTLPYYDQNADAPLPHLFETIGWNWAKWAVSVGAICGLCASLLGAMFPLPRVIYAMASDGLIFKWMGKIDSRFQTPLAGTLCTGLLTGILAAIFELKQLVDMMSIGTLLAYSIVAACVLILRYEESEAYEKKDDRTLKSFTFIAKQFFNGNKLHHSTRLTASLVTWLVFAYFVLCACTSMMIVFAGDKLLNIEPWAVAIFVLLIASLVSILVSVYLQPVSGRKLSFSVPFVPFLPALSIFINIYLMMMLDNMTWVRFGVWMAIGLAVYFLYGIRHSNLRQKKANPEATS, encoded by the exons ATGgatttaaaattattgaaaattcatgtg CTTGACGTAATAAATCTTCTTGGGATGGACGTAATATACAAAACCTTGAGTCGCAAGAAGCAAATAGGATCTCCTCAGGAAACGAAATTAGCCAGATGCTTGTCAACTCTCGACTTAACGGCCCTTGGCATAGGGTCGACCCTTGGTGTAGGAATCTATGTCTTGGCGGGATCAGTTTCTCGGGATACCGCTGGACCGGCAGTTATCATATCTTTTGCCATAGCCGCAATTGCGTCAGTTTTCGCAG gtctTTGTTACGCGGAATTTGGTGCCAGGGTACCAAGAGCTGGATCCGCTTACGTTTACAGCTATGTTGCTGTTGGTGAATTCATAGCGTTCCTAATAGGATGGACTTTGATTTTGGAATATGTGATTGGCTCTGCCAGTGTGGTGCGTGCACTGAGTACCTACGTCGATGCCCTTTTCAATGACACTATGAAGACGACGTTTCAGAGTGCCATGCCTATTCAAATTGACTATCTCTCCGCATATCCGGACTTTTTCGCCTTTGGAATAACTCTGGTTTTCTCTG CTGCTCTGGCCTTTGGCGCTAAGGAGTCATCCCTGGCGAACAACATTTTCACCTTAATCAACTTGTCA GTTGTACTGTTTGTCATCATTGCTGGTTCGTTCAAAG CTGACGCTGCGAATTGGAGAACCGAAGTGGAGTGTACCGAGTCAAGCTGTCCATGGGGTACCGGAGGTTTTGCTCCGTACGGCATATCGGGCATCATAACTGGCGCAGCAACCTGCTTCTATGGTTTCATTGGATTTGACTGCGTCGCAACCACAGGAGAAGAGGCAAAAAGTCCGCAGAAATCCATACCAATTGCGATTGTTGCTTCTCTGACAATTGTTTTCCTTTCGTACTTCGGCATATCGGTAGTTCTGACAATGACTCTTCCATATTACGACCAGAATGCCGATGCCCCGCTGCCCCATCTTTTTGAGACGATAGGATGGAATTGGGCTAAATGGGCAGTTTCTGTAGGGGCAATTTGCGGCCTGTGTGCAAG TTTACTTGGCGCAATGTTCCCTTTGCCTCGAGTGATCTATGCTATGGCCTCAGATGGTTTGATTTTCAAGTGGATGGGGAAAATCGACTCCCGTTTTCAGACTCCACTTGCTGGAACTCTTTGTACTGGATTACTGACAG GGATTCTGGCAGCAATATTTGAGCTAAAACAACTGGTTGACATGATGAGCATCGGGACTTTGCTAGCTTATTCGATTGTTGCGGCCTGTGTTTTAATTTTAAG GTACGAGGAGAGCGAGgcttacgaaaaaaaagatgatcGTACCCTGAAAAGCTTTACATTTAttgcaaaacaatttttcaatggaAATAAACTGCATCACTCAACGAGACTGACAGCAAGTCTGGTTACTTGGCTGGTATTTGCATACT TTGTACTCTGCGCATGTACATCAATGATGATTGTTTTTGCCGGTGATAAACTTTTAAACATTGAACCATGGGCGGTTGCAATTTTCGTACTTCTAATTGCAAGTCTAGTTAGCATTCTTGTCTCCGTGTATCTGCAGCCAGTGTCTGGAAGAAAGCTAAGTTTTTCT GTACCTTTTGTTCCATTCTTGCCAGCTCTCAGCATTTTTATCAACATTTACTTGATGATGATGTTAGATAACATGACTTGGGTTCGGTTTGGTGTATGGATGGCCATTG GGCTTGCAGTGTATTTTCTCTACGGAATTAGGCACAGCAATCTTCGGCAAAAAAAAGCTAATCCAGAAGCAACGTCTTGA
- the LOC124293132 gene encoding uncharacterized protein LOC124293132 isoform X2, with protein sequence MARLLELGTSDESGIIRNIAKKSTVIPQQDITNDVDENEATNSDDVEPEPQKKKRKHKTDKKKAKNRHVSNKKKKTKRSRESSSSLGYTSSADENLPPSEVDESTSNRNKNTRYINSAKGSTKNQTPKKNLAHKIVQHQYNDNSHESPNQLSGYETSNRNISSRIIRSTTQYDLSRSFSQLEPSTPTTSREQNTFEEKTLQYLEHIKSYTEQNHLLLRKIFSKQKEVSIDVTKKPAEFPKLPLNSMEDFSNLENILKSEEHRTYLTGKLASIGGTSGRQCVLAIMRSLLTNELAMQFNWAGRDKVSFQKTLTMETVYEAVKQTFLGKKEIGDATETSVSCAVKDWLKLARSRHTYVRKKG encoded by the exons ATGGCGCGCCTACTGGAGCTGGGCACGTCCGATGAATCCGGAATAATTCGCAACATCGCTAAAAAATCCACTGTAATACCTCAGCAAGATATTACCAATGACGTGGACGAGAATGAAGCTACGAACAGTGATGATGTCGAACCTGAGccgcaaaagaaaaaacgtaaacaCAAAACCGACAAGAAGAAGGCTAAAAATCGACACgttagtaacaaaaaaaaaaaaacgaagcgtTCTCGTGAAAGTTCAAGTAGTTTAGGTTACACCTCTTCAGCTGACGAGAATTTGCCACCGTCCGAAGTCGATGAATCGACTTCTAACCGTAATAAGAATACTCGCTACATTAACTCAGCCAAAGGATCTACCAAAAATCAGACACCAAAGAAAAACTTGGCCCACAAGATCGTACAGCACCAGTATAATGATAATTCCCATGAGTCACCGAATCAGTTGTCTGGATATGAAACATCAAATAGAAACATTTCTAGTAGGATCATCAGGTCTACCACGCAATATGACTTATCAAGATCCTTTTCACAACTTGAACCTTCAACCCCGACCACATCACGCGAACAGAATacctttgaagaaaaaactctgCAGTATTTAGAACACATTAAATCCTACACTGAACAAAACCATCTGCTACTACGTAAAATCTTCTCAAAACAGAAGGAAGTCAGCATCGACGTAACAAAGAAACCAGCCGAATTCCCAAAACTTCCTCTTAACTCCATGGAAGACTTCTCCAACCTCGAAAATATCCTGAAATCCGAAGAGCATCGAACTTATTTA ACCGGGAAACTGGCTTCTATTGGAGGGACAAGCGGTCGCCAATGTGTGTTGGCTATAATGAGGTCACTACTCACAAACGAATTAGCGATGCAATTCAATTGGGCAGGGAGGGACAAAGTCTCATTTCAAAAGACATTGACAATGGAAACTGTTTACg agGCTGTGAAACAAACCTTTCTTGGCAAGAAGGAAATTGGTGATGCAACCGAAACCAGTGTTTCGTGTGCCGTGAAAGACTGGTTAAAACTAGCTCGATCACGGCATACCTATGTACGAAAGAAGGGCTAA
- the LOC124293132 gene encoding uncharacterized protein LOC124293132 isoform X1, whose product MYAVIEFLVGEDRECALVPVLWLVENNTQCYWPRTKTEDHFTKLVKSKAAYEKTWPKFAIHKVLHTGDDYHDTEATMARLLELGTSDESGIIRNIAKKSTVIPQQDITNDVDENEATNSDDVEPEPQKKKRKHKTDKKKAKNRHVSNKKKKTKRSRESSSSLGYTSSADENLPPSEVDESTSNRNKNTRYINSAKGSTKNQTPKKNLAHKIVQHQYNDNSHESPNQLSGYETSNRNISSRIIRSTTQYDLSRSFSQLEPSTPTTSREQNTFEEKTLQYLEHIKSYTEQNHLLLRKIFSKQKEVSIDVTKKPAEFPKLPLNSMEDFSNLENILKSEEHRTYLTGKLASIGGTSGRQCVLAIMRSLLTNELAMQFNWAGRDKVSFQKTLTMETVYEAVKQTFLGKKEIGDATETSVSCAVKDWLKLARSRHTYVRKKG is encoded by the exons ATGTATGCGGTGATTGAATTCTTGGTTGGCGAAGATAGAGAATGCGCATTGGTACCAGTTCTTTGGCTGGTCGAAAACAACACCCAATGTTACTGGCCACGGACAAAAACTGAAGATCATTTTACAAAACTTGTAAAATCAAAGGCTGCCTATGAAAAAACATGGCCAAAGTTTGCCATTCACAAAGTACTGCATACCGGAG ATGACTACCACGACACCGAAGCAACGATGGCGCGCCTACTGGAGCTGGGCACGTCCGATGAATCCGGAATAATTCGCAACATCGCTAAAAAATCCACTGTAATACCTCAGCAAGATATTACCAATGACGTGGACGAGAATGAAGCTACGAACAGTGATGATGTCGAACCTGAGccgcaaaagaaaaaacgtaaacaCAAAACCGACAAGAAGAAGGCTAAAAATCGACACgttagtaacaaaaaaaaaaaaacgaagcgtTCTCGTGAAAGTTCAAGTAGTTTAGGTTACACCTCTTCAGCTGACGAGAATTTGCCACCGTCCGAAGTCGATGAATCGACTTCTAACCGTAATAAGAATACTCGCTACATTAACTCAGCCAAAGGATCTACCAAAAATCAGACACCAAAGAAAAACTTGGCCCACAAGATCGTACAGCACCAGTATAATGATAATTCCCATGAGTCACCGAATCAGTTGTCTGGATATGAAACATCAAATAGAAACATTTCTAGTAGGATCATCAGGTCTACCACGCAATATGACTTATCAAGATCCTTTTCACAACTTGAACCTTCAACCCCGACCACATCACGCGAACAGAATacctttgaagaaaaaactctgCAGTATTTAGAACACATTAAATCCTACACTGAACAAAACCATCTGCTACTACGTAAAATCTTCTCAAAACAGAAGGAAGTCAGCATCGACGTAACAAAGAAACCAGCCGAATTCCCAAAACTTCCTCTTAACTCCATGGAAGACTTCTCCAACCTCGAAAATATCCTGAAATCCGAAGAGCATCGAACTTATTTA ACCGGGAAACTGGCTTCTATTGGAGGGACAAGCGGTCGCCAATGTGTGTTGGCTATAATGAGGTCACTACTCACAAACGAATTAGCGATGCAATTCAATTGGGCAGGGAGGGACAAAGTCTCATTTCAAAAGACATTGACAATGGAAACTGTTTACg agGCTGTGAAACAAACCTTTCTTGGCAAGAAGGAAATTGGTGATGCAACCGAAACCAGTGTTTCGTGTGCCGTGAAAGACTGGTTAAAACTAGCTCGATCACGGCATACCTATGTACGAAAGAAGGGCTAA